In Haemorhous mexicanus isolate bHaeMex1 chromosome 21, bHaeMex1.pri, whole genome shotgun sequence, the following proteins share a genomic window:
- the URM1 gene encoding ubiquitin-related modifier 1: MAAPVSLQVEFGGGAELLFDGVKKHQVTLPCQPEPWDIRNLLKWIKQNLLKERPELFLQGESVRPGILVLINEADWELMGELDYKLQDQDNVLFISTLHGG, encoded by the exons atggcggcgcccgtgtCGCTGCAGGTGGAGTTCGG aggtGGTGCAGAACTCTTATTCGATGGTGTCAAAAAGCATCAGGTGACTTTGCCCTGTCAACCAGAGCCTT GGGATATCAGAAACCTGCTTAAGTGGATCAAACAGAATCTGTTGAAAGAGCGACCAGAGTTATTCTTGCAAGGGGAATCTGT GAGGCCAGGAATTTTGGTGCTCATCAACGAGGCAGACTGGGAACTAATG GGTGAGCTGGATTATAAACTCCAGGACCAGGATAATGTGCTTTTCATCTCAACATTGCACGGCGGGTGA
- the CERCAM gene encoding inactive glycosyltransferase 25 family member 3, giving the protein MGAAGPLCALLLLLATGTGTGTGTGPAPPRLVLALLARNAQHSLPHCLGALERLDYPAGSIALWCATDHNSDNTTAMLQEWLGAVGKDYHSVVWKVQEEPSSYPDELGPKHWSDKRYENVMKLKQEALTYAREQQADYILFMDTDSILTNNQTLKFLMAQNKSVVAPMLDSQTFYSNFWCGITPQGFYRRTADYFPTKNRQRVGCFRVPMVYATFLIDLRKEDTLQLAFYPPHPNYTWAFDDIIVFAYSCQEAGVEVHVCNQHHFGYINVPVKAHQTLEDDHANFVHLTLEAMVDGPPMQRSRHISLLPRPLTKMGFDEIFLINLVRRPDRRQRMLASLQELEIIPQVVDAVDGSTLNSSDIKVLGVDLLPGYYDPFSGRTLTKGEVGCFLSHYNIWKEIVSRGLERSVVFEDDVRFEAAFPARLQRLMEELERAQQDWDLIYLGRKQVNDEDEAPVEGVRNLVVAGYSYWTLAYAISHHGARKLLATKPLSKMLPVDEYLPIMYDKHPNEDYKRHFSPRDLLVFSAHPLLVYPTHYAGDSNWLSDTETSTIWDDDAKKTDWVGSQKTLRDSRGSAGHLRSTARDEL; this is encoded by the exons ATGGGCGCCGCGGGGCCGCTCTGcgccctgctcctgctgctggccaccgggaccggcaccgggaccggcaccgggCCAGCCCCACCGCGCCTGGTACTCGCCCTCCTGGCACGGAACGCGCAGCACTCGCTGCCGCActgcctgggagccctggagcGCTTGGACTATCCCGCGGGCAGCATCGCCCTGTG GTGTGCAACAGACCACAACTCGGACAACACGACAGCAATGCTGCAGGAGTGGCTGGGGGCGGTGGGGAAGGACTATCACTCGGTGGTCTGGAAGGTGCAAGAGGAGCCCAG ctcctacCCTGATGAGCTTGGTCCCAAGCACTGGAGTGACAAACGCTATGAAAATGTGATGAAGTTGAAGCAGGAAGCTCTCACGTATGCCCGGGAGCAGCAGGCAGACTACATCCTG TTCATGGACACTGACAGCATCCTGACCAACAACCAGACTCTCAAGTTTCTCATGGCGCAGAACAAGTCAGTGGTGGCCCCCATGCTGGACTCGCAGACCTTCTACTCCAACTTCTGGTGTGGCATCACACCCCAG GGGTTCTATCGCCGGACAGCCGACTACTTCCCCACCAAGAACCGGCAGCGCGTGGGCTGCTTCCGAGTGCCCATGGTCTATGCCACCTTCCTGATCGACCTGCGGAAGGAGGACACCTTGCAATTGGCTTTCTACCCACCCCACCCCAACTACACCTGGGCCTTCGATGACATCATTGTCTTTGCCTACTcctgccaggaggctg GTGTGGAGGTCCATGTGTGCAACCAGCACCACTTTGGTTACATCAATGTTCCTGTGAAGGCCCACCAGACGCTGGAGGATGATCATGCCAACTTTGTGCATCTCACACTGGAGGCCATGG tGGATGGTCCACCCATGCAGCGCTCCAGGCACATTTCTCTCTTGCCCAGGCCGCTCACAAAAATGGGCTTTGATGAA aTATTCCTAATCAACCTGGTGCGGAGGCCAGACCGGCGGCAGCGAATGCTggcatccctgcaggagctggagatcATTCCACAGGTGGTGGATGCTGTGGATGGCAG CACCCTCAACAGCAGTGACATCAAGGTGCTGGGTGTGGACTTGCTACCTGGGTACTACGATCCCTTCTCTGGCCGCACGCTCACCAAGGGCGAGGTTGGCTGCTTCCTCAGCCACTACAATATCTGGAAGGAG ATCGTGTCCCGGGGGTTGGAGCGGTCAGTGGTCTTCGAGGATGATGTGCGCTTCGAGGCTGCCTTCCCAGCACGGCTGCAGCGGCtgatggaggagctggagcgggCACAGCAGGACTGGGACCTCAT CTACCTGGGGAGGAAACAGGTGAACGACGAGGATGAGGCACCTGTGGAAGGCGTGCGGAACCTGGTGGTGGCTGGGTACTCGTACTGGACACTGGCCTACGCCATCTCCCACCACGGGGCACGGAAGCTGCTGGCCACCAAACCCCTCTCCAAAATGCTGCCTGTGGACGAGTATCTGCCCATCATGTATGACAAGCACCCCAA CGAGGATTACAAGCGGCACTTCTCCCCACGGGACTTGCTGGTGTTTTCAGCTCACCCCCTCCTGGTTTATCCCACTCACTATGCTGGGGACAGCAACTGGCTGAGTGACACTGAGACTTCCACCATCTGGGATGACGATGCCAAGAAGACTGACTGGGTTGGCTCACAGAAGACACTGAGGGACTCACGGGGCAGCGCTGGCCACCTCCGCTCCACGGCCCGTGACGAGCTCTGA
- the PTRH1 gene encoding peptidyl-tRNA hydrolase isoform X3 encodes MLEGIRPVQGPGASRWPVRALLTPVMQVAGLGNYGLRGTRHSVGMEVLDQLARQLAVAEGWRVDKRCCADVALATAHGLELVLLKPRRFMNLNGLSVASAAEIYSLGPGDIYLVHDDLDKALGKVAIKLGGSARGHNGVQSCISALQSNCWGAGEAGADPGPGSDLPAGAHPEPSTYRARGQGLTQTPCDPCG; translated from the exons ATGCTGGAGGGGATCAGGCCTGTGCAGGGGCCAGGGGCCTCACGGTGGCCCGTCAGAGCCCTGCTGACACCTGTCATGCAGGTGGCCGGCCTGGGCAACTACGGGCTGCGAGGCACACGGCACAGTGTGGGCATGGAGGTGCTGGACCAGCTGGCCCGGCAGCTGGCGGTGGCCGAGGGCTGGCGAGTGGACAAGCGGTGCTGTGCTGATGTGGCTCTGGCCACAGCCCACGgcctggagctggtgctgctcaaGCCACGCAGGTTCATGAACCTCAATGGGCTCAGCGTTGCCAGTGCTG ctgAGATCTACAGCCTTGGCCCTGGAGACATTTACCTGGTTCACGATGACCTGGACAAGGCCCTGGGCAAGGTGGCAATCAAGCTGGGAGGCAGCGCAAG GGGACACAACGGGGTCCAATCCTGCATCAGTGCTCTGCAGTCCAAC TGCTGGGGAGCGGGAGAAGCTGGAGCAGATCCTGGCCCAGGCAGTGACCTGCCTGCTGGAGCACATCCAGAGCCGAGCACCTAcagagccaggggacaggggctgaCACAAACCCCCTGTGACCCTTGTGGCTGA
- the PTRH1 gene encoding peptidyl-tRNA hydrolase isoform X1, which produces MLEGIRPVQGPGASRWPVRALLTPVMQVAGLGNYGLRGTRHSVGMEVLDQLARQLAVAEGWRVDKRCCADVALATAHGLELVLLKPRRFMNLNGLSVASAAEIYSLGPGDIYLVHDDLDKALGKVAIKLGGSARGHNGVQSCISALQSNEMTRLRIGIGRPEGDVTVPNYVLSPFSAGEREKLEQILAQAVTCLLEHIQSRAPTEPGDRG; this is translated from the exons ATGCTGGAGGGGATCAGGCCTGTGCAGGGGCCAGGGGCCTCACGGTGGCCCGTCAGAGCCCTGCTGACACCTGTCATGCAGGTGGCCGGCCTGGGCAACTACGGGCTGCGAGGCACACGGCACAGTGTGGGCATGGAGGTGCTGGACCAGCTGGCCCGGCAGCTGGCGGTGGCCGAGGGCTGGCGAGTGGACAAGCGGTGCTGTGCTGATGTGGCTCTGGCCACAGCCCACGgcctggagctggtgctgctcaaGCCACGCAGGTTCATGAACCTCAATGGGCTCAGCGTTGCCAGTGCTG ctgAGATCTACAGCCTTGGCCCTGGAGACATTTACCTGGTTCACGATGACCTGGACAAGGCCCTGGGCAAGGTGGCAATCAAGCTGGGAGGCAGCGCAAG GGGACACAACGGGGTCCAATCCTGCATCAGTGCTCTGCAGTCCAAC GAGATGACCCGGCTCAGGATCGGCATAGGGCGGCCAGAGGGTGACGTGACAGTGCCTAACTATGTCCTGTCTCCGTTCAGTGCTGGGGAGCGGGAGAAGCTGGAGCAGATCCTGGCCCAGGCAGTGACCTGCCTGCTGGAGCACATCCAGAGCCGAGCACCTAcagagccaggggacaggggctga
- the PTRH1 gene encoding peptidyl-tRNA hydrolase isoform X2: MLAAEVAGHARALVGRAGPRAMVAGLGNYGLRGTRHSVGMEVLDQLARQLAVAEGWRVDKRCCADVALATAHGLELVLLKPRRFMNLNGLSVASAAEIYSLGPGDIYLVHDDLDKALGKVAIKLGGSARGHNGVQSCISALQSNEMTRLRIGIGRPEGDVTVPNYVLSPFSAGEREKLEQILAQAVTCLLEHIQSRAPTEPGDRG, from the exons ATGCTGGCGGCGGAGGTGGCGGGGCACGCGCGAGCGCTCGtggggcgggcggggccgcgcgcCATG GTGGCCGGCCTGGGCAACTACGGGCTGCGAGGCACACGGCACAGTGTGGGCATGGAGGTGCTGGACCAGCTGGCCCGGCAGCTGGCGGTGGCCGAGGGCTGGCGAGTGGACAAGCGGTGCTGTGCTGATGTGGCTCTGGCCACAGCCCACGgcctggagctggtgctgctcaaGCCACGCAGGTTCATGAACCTCAATGGGCTCAGCGTTGCCAGTGCTG ctgAGATCTACAGCCTTGGCCCTGGAGACATTTACCTGGTTCACGATGACCTGGACAAGGCCCTGGGCAAGGTGGCAATCAAGCTGGGAGGCAGCGCAAG GGGACACAACGGGGTCCAATCCTGCATCAGTGCTCTGCAGTCCAAC GAGATGACCCGGCTCAGGATCGGCATAGGGCGGCCAGAGGGTGACGTGACAGTGCCTAACTATGTCCTGTCTCCGTTCAGTGCTGGGGAGCGGGAGAAGCTGGAGCAGATCCTGGCCCAGGCAGTGACCTGCCTGCTGGAGCACATCCAGAGCCGAGCACCTAcagagccaggggacaggggctga
- the PTRH1 gene encoding peptidyl-tRNA hydrolase isoform X4 translates to MLAAEVAGLGNYGLRGTRHSVGMEVLDQLARQLAVAEGWRVDKRCCADVALATAHGLELVLLKPRRFMNLNGLSVASAAEIYSLGPGDIYLVHDDLDKALGKVAIKLGGSARGHNGVQSCISALQSNEMTRLRIGIGRPEGDVTVPNYVLSPFSAGEREKLEQILAQAVTCLLEHIQSRAPTEPGDRG, encoded by the exons ATGCTGGCGGCGGAG GTGGCCGGCCTGGGCAACTACGGGCTGCGAGGCACACGGCACAGTGTGGGCATGGAGGTGCTGGACCAGCTGGCCCGGCAGCTGGCGGTGGCCGAGGGCTGGCGAGTGGACAAGCGGTGCTGTGCTGATGTGGCTCTGGCCACAGCCCACGgcctggagctggtgctgctcaaGCCACGCAGGTTCATGAACCTCAATGGGCTCAGCGTTGCCAGTGCTG ctgAGATCTACAGCCTTGGCCCTGGAGACATTTACCTGGTTCACGATGACCTGGACAAGGCCCTGGGCAAGGTGGCAATCAAGCTGGGAGGCAGCGCAAG GGGACACAACGGGGTCCAATCCTGCATCAGTGCTCTGCAGTCCAAC GAGATGACCCGGCTCAGGATCGGCATAGGGCGGCCAGAGGGTGACGTGACAGTGCCTAACTATGTCCTGTCTCCGTTCAGTGCTGGGGAGCGGGAGAAGCTGGAGCAGATCCTGGCCCAGGCAGTGACCTGCCTGCTGGAGCACATCCAGAGCCGAGCACCTAcagagccaggggacaggggctga